From the genome of Streptacidiphilus rugosus AM-16, one region includes:
- a CDS encoding dihydrofolate reductase family protein, which yields MRQVNATLSITLDGVVQGVGRPDEDTRGGFTHGGWGGPYNDQVMGMEMGKSMSKPTDMLFGHRTWTDFITAWGNRKDDNPFTTHMNAATKYVCSRTLQNADTWQNSILLKGDAAETVAELKQEDGNDLTIIGSATLVHELHNAGLVDTYHLLIHPLTLGSGTKLFEGPAPLTEFELTDSVTTTKGVIIARYSRM from the coding sequence ATGCGCCAGGTCAACGCCACGCTGTCCATCACTCTCGACGGAGTCGTTCAGGGCGTGGGTCGTCCGGACGAAGACACCCGCGGTGGCTTCACTCACGGGGGCTGGGGCGGCCCGTACAACGACCAGGTCATGGGCATGGAGATGGGCAAGAGCATGTCCAAGCCCACCGACATGCTGTTCGGGCACCGGACCTGGACGGACTTCATCACCGCCTGGGGCAACCGCAAGGATGACAACCCCTTCACCACGCACATGAACGCGGCGACCAAGTACGTCTGCTCCCGGACCCTGCAGAACGCGGACACCTGGCAGAACTCGATCCTGCTCAAGGGCGACGCCGCCGAGACCGTGGCCGAGCTCAAGCAGGAGGACGGCAACGACCTGACGATCATCGGCAGCGCCACGCTCGTCCACGAGCTGCACAACGCCGGCCTGGTCGACACCTATCATCTGCTGATCCACCCGCTCACCCTGGGCAGCGGCACTAAGCTGTTCGAGGGCCCCGCCCCGCTGACCGAGTTCGAGCTTACCGACAGCGTCACCACCACCAAGGGCGTGATCATCGCCCGCTACTCCCGCATGTAG
- a CDS encoding YciI family protein, with protein sequence MAKDKIKADLHQRNEELRDSGSWVFTGDPHAPSTAAVLRTDGMLANGRYVEGKEYVSEIWVIAAPDLNVALEWGSIGVRTYQGVEPY encoded by the coding sequence GTGGCCAAGGACAAGATCAAGGCTGATCTACACCAGCGCAACGAGGAACTGCGCGACAGCGGCTCGTGGGTGTTCACCGGCGACCCGCATGCGCCCAGCACAGCCGCGGTCCTGCGCACCGACGGCATGCTCGCCAATGGTCGCTACGTCGAGGGCAAGGAGTACGTCAGCGAGATCTGGGTGATCGCAGCACCCGATCTGAACGTTGCACTGGAGTGGGGCAGCATCGGCGTCCGCACGTATCAGGGCGTCGAACCGTATTGA
- a CDS encoding Cif family virulence factor — protein MEGGATPEELETLIEDALLLGDVDAATGLFHPSGVLVLKDAREFRGHRALCAALSTVRRHDVTYVATPRKVLQVRVAALLLGADTVNPAAAARTACGATSSSSS, from the coding sequence GTGGAAGGCGGAGCGACGCCAGAGGAACTGGAGACCCTCATCGAGGACGCGCTCCTGCTCGGTGACGTCGACGCCGCCACTGGCCTGTTCCACCCCTCCGGCGTGCTGGTCCTCAAGGACGCGCGCGAGTTCCGGGGGCACCGGGCGCTCTGCGCCGCGCTCTCCACGGTCCGCCGGCACGACGTCACCTACGTCGCCACGCCGCGAAAGGTCCTGCAGGTCCGGGTCGCGGCCTTGCTCCTGGGAGCGGACACCGTCAACCCCGCCGCTGCCGCGAGGACGGCATGTGGCGCTACGAGTTCCTCGTCCTCCTGA